The genome window TCGCTGTGCTCGGCCTACCGCGCCAGCTACGACGTGGCTACAAATGATCCCGAGCGGTATCGCCGCATGTCGGCCCATGCCGTGCGCAGCCTGGAGAAATTCTGCAGCCAGGCCAACGCCGAGCAGCGCTTGCGGGCGTTTTTCGAACAACTGTCCGAGCGTCGCCGGAACGCGACGCAGCCATGATCCGGCGATGGCTGGCCGGGCGCAGGCCTGTGGCGCCTTCGCCAGCGCCGACGGTGGCCGTTTCGCCCCGGGATGCCGGCCTCTACGACGCGATGCTCGACGGCTGGTTTCGCAGTGAAACCGGCGAATTGCTCAAGGGCTTTGCCATCACGGCCGACGATACCTTGCTGGATGTGGGCTGCGGAGAAGGTGTGGCGACGCTGTTTGCCATGCGCCAGGGTGCGTCCGTGATCTTTACCGACAGCGAACAGGACAAGGTGCGCGACCTGGCTCGCCAAGTCGAAGCCCAGGCCGCCGCGCCGTTCCTGGGGTTGGTCAGCAACAGCTTGCCGCTGCCCCTGGCCGATGGCTGTGCGAACAAGATCGTCTGCATGGAGGTGCTCGAGCATATCCATGAGCCTGAGCCGTTCATGGCCGAGCTGGTGCGCATGGGCCGACCCGGGGCGCAGTACCTGCTCAGCGTGCCGGCCTCGGTGGGCGAGCATTTGCAGCAAGGCATCGCGCCGCCGGGCTACTTTCAAGCGCCCAACCATGTGCAGATTTTCAGTGCCGAACGATTCGCCGCGTTGGTGGAGGACGCCGGGCTGGTGATCGAGCATCGCCAGGCCAGCGGGTTTTTCTGGGTCATGGGCATGATTTTCTTCTGGGCCAGCGAACGAGCGGCCGGCCGGGACCTCGAGGGTGCCGTGCGTGACCGTATCCAGGCGCCGTATCCACCCTTGATGGAGCGCTGGGCGAGCCTCTGGCAGGACTTGCTGACGCAACCCGACGGCCTGGTGATCAAGCAGGTGCTGGACCGGTTCATGCCCAAGAGCCAGGTCATCATCGCGCGTAAGCCCGATCCTTCTTCCGGGAGTACTTCATGAGCGGCAAGCGGATCCTGGACATCGAATTGCTGCGCGCCGTTGCGGTGATCGGCGTGCTGTTCCATCACCTGCAAGGCATGCCGTTTCCTGGCGGATGGCCGCGCCTGGCGGCCCTGGCCGACAGTTTCCAGCTGTGGTGGGGCGTGGACCTGTTTTTTGCGATATCCGGGTTCGTCATCGGGCGCAGCCTGATCCCGCAATTGCGTCGCTGCGACAGCCCCCGGCAATTCTGGGCCGTCACCCGGGATTTCTGGATTCGCCGGGCGTTTCGCCTGTTGCCGTCGGCCTGGCTCTGGCTGCTGCTGGTGTTGTTCGCGGTGTTTTTCCTGAACCGTTCCGGTGCGTTCGGCAGCGTGCAGGCCAACCTGCAGGCGACCCTGGCCGGTTTCCTGCAATTCGCCAACCTGCGTTTTGCCGATGCCTTCATGCAGTATGAATACGGCGCGAGCTTCGTGTACTGGACGCTGTCGTTGGAAGAACAGTTCTATCTGATCCTGCCGCTGCTGGTGTTCGTCTCGCGCCGCTATTTGGTGTGGGTGCTGCTGGCGGTGGTGCTCGTGCAGTTTTTCACCTGGCGGGCGCTGTGGCTGTCGGTGATCCGTACCGATGCCTTGGCGCTGGGTGTGTTGTTGTCGATCTGGAGCCTGCGGTCCAGCTACTGGCGCTTCGAGCCCACGTGGCTGTGCCGCCCGCCCCTGGGTGTGCTACTGGTGCTGGGCCTTGGCAGCGTGATGGCCTGGATCGCGACCGAGCACTTCAATTTGTCGTTCTACCGTCTCGGGGTCATTGCGGTGCTCAGTGCCGTGCTGGTCTGGGTGGCCTCTTACGATCGGGATTATTTGTTGCCCCGCGGTCGGCTGAAAACGGCGCTGACCTGGGTGGGCAGTCGTTCCTATGGGATCTACCTGATCCACATCCCGGTGTTTTTCCTGCTGC of Pseudomonas fluorescens contains these proteins:
- a CDS encoding class I SAM-dependent methyltransferase, which encodes MIRRWLAGRRPVAPSPAPTVAVSPRDAGLYDAMLDGWFRSETGELLKGFAITADDTLLDVGCGEGVATLFAMRQGASVIFTDSEQDKVRDLARQVEAQAAAPFLGLVSNSLPLPLADGCANKIVCMEVLEHIHEPEPFMAELVRMGRPGAQYLLSVPASVGEHLQQGIAPPGYFQAPNHVQIFSAERFAALVEDAGLVIEHRQASGFFWVMGMIFFWASERAAGRDLEGAVRDRIQAPYPPLMERWASLWQDLLTQPDGLVIKQVLDRFMPKSQVIIARKPDPSSGSTS
- a CDS encoding acyltransferase family protein, translated to MSGKRILDIELLRAVAVIGVLFHHLQGMPFPGGWPRLAALADSFQLWWGVDLFFAISGFVIGRSLIPQLRRCDSPRQFWAVTRDFWIRRAFRLLPSAWLWLLLVLFAVFFLNRSGAFGSVQANLQATLAGFLQFANLRFADAFMQYEYGASFVYWTLSLEEQFYLILPLLVFVSRRYLVWVLLAVVLVQFFTWRALWLSVIRTDALALGVLLSIWSLRSSYWRFEPTWLCRPPLGVLLVLGLGSVMAWIATEHFNLSFYRLGVIAVLSAVLVWVASYDRDYLLPRGRLKTALTWVGSRSYGIYLIHIPVFFLLRELWFRFAPLGSPDPASHPWPALACALLLIGLLSELNYRWVEMPMRNRGARLVERLSAARTVLPVSGAPSC